One region of Salvia miltiorrhiza cultivar Shanhuang (shh) chromosome 3, IMPLAD_Smil_shh, whole genome shotgun sequence genomic DNA includes:
- the LOC131017530 gene encoding probable disease resistance protein At1g58602 isoform X2 produces MLKLGDDESHMRSSQNVDDDADVVGFEEDVKMLLRKRIIGGLETRRIVLVKGMSGIGKTTLAREIYNHPTVVERFKRRLWVSNVTHFTIKELLIKLIQQVEDPHPSSSLENMDNQSLRDMLRQHLLGTRYLIVLDDVPKPMYLHSFLRALPREYDGSRLLLTSHTRNMNIDNIDVHHMKPLDSKKSWQLFLKTINHGNKLTGEHKFPMKLEHMGKQMLRKCGGLPLAIKEVGKQLAEKKVSGESEWEQLLESVDFGSTLKLLEPFYHKLDPELESCFLYMSFFKENTTLRAKKLAHIWIAGGVVDSTHRFKSYLNDLVNDSFIEVMDKSTEYRMNVVLHMLSIQKAEEKLGFEILRSNGNNRPSESPRHHRVIICSRDKFNYSTDQDKLLVSLFFHGGGYLDTSPSYWKSFELLKILDLEDFGLKILPETIGTLMELRYLGLRNNYIKELPDSFGCLENLEVLDIAQNFLVEVPDIIWEMRSLHHLYLSDVICRKPSKIDALQLLVTLTYVSVDNWTYELSDLKMLTRLRKLGIEELDGSSDVSKLFVSLALLENLEHLILRGYRFRSMPCLDEIGVLHNLQTLKLDGLLARLPNNVPPNIKSLTLVNSCLDEDPMPLLEKLPELKYLKLRNAYTGQQMVILPEGFPSLEVLCIEELWNLRNVQYELGAMCFLEKLEIHDCPCLDTLSDVVERMFWVKEIKMVTTKSIATKARNSDSIYDLTNREYQFMS; encoded by the exons TTGAGCGATTCAAGCGTCGTCTTTGGGTATCTAATGTTACTCACTTCACTATTAAAGAGCTACTTATCAAACTAATACAACAGGTAGAAGATCCTCATCCATCTTCGTCATTGGAGAATATGGACAACCAAAGTCTGAGAGATATGCTTCGCCAACACTTGCTAGGAACGCGATATTTGATAGTTCTTGACGACGTGCCCAAACCAATGTACTTGCACTCTTTCTTGAGAGCTCTTCCACGAGAAT ACGATGGAAGTAGATTGCTGCTCACAAGTCACACTAGGAATATGAACATAGATAATATAGATGTTCATCATATGAAACCTTTGGATTCTAAGAAGAGCTGGCAATTGTTTTTGAAAACAATAAACCATGGCAATAAATTGACGGGTGAGCACAAATTCCCAATGAAGTTGGAGCATATGGGAAAACAAATGTTGAGAAAATGTGGCGGTCTGCCATTAGCTATAAAAGAGGTGGGAAAGCAGTTAGCAGAAAAGAAAGTCTCTGGGGAGAGTGAATGGGAACAGCTTCTTGAATCAGTTGATTTTGGTTCAACATTGAAGTTATTGGAACCATTTTATCATAAATTGGATCCCGAATTGGAGTCATGTTTCCTGTATATGTCCTTCTTTAAGGAAAACACAACTTTGAGGGCAAAAAAGTTGGCACATATTTGGATTGCAGGAGGAGTAGTGGATTCAACACATCGATTTAAGTCATATTTAAATGATTTAGTTAATGACTCTTTTATTGAAGTCATGGACAAGAGCACGGAGTATCGCATGAATGTTGTGCTACACATGCTATCCATCCAAAAAGCAGAGGAGAAACTAGGTTTTGAGATCCTAAGGAGCAATGGAAATAATCGTCCCTCTGAGAGTCCTCGTCATCATCGTGTTATCATTTGTAGCAGAGACAAGTTCAACTACTCCACGGATCAAGATAAGCTTCttgtttctctcttcttccatggaGGCGGCTACTTGGACACTAGTCCATCTTATTGGAAGAGCTTTGAGCTACTTAAGATACTTGACTTGGAAGATTTTGGGTTGAAGATTTTACCGGAAACTATTGGCACATTGATGGAATTAAGGTACTTGGGGTTGAGAAATAATTACATAAAAGAGCTCCCAGACTCGTTTGGGTGCTTGGAAAACCTTGAGGTTCTTGACATAGCTCAAAACTTTTTGGTGGAAGTGCCAGATATTATATGGGAAATGCGTAGCCTTCACCATCTCTACTTGTCAGATGTGATTTGCCGAAAGCCTTCGAAGATAGATGCACTTCAGCTTCTGGTGACCTTAACCTACGTCTCGGTTGATAATTGGACATATGAGCTCTCGGACTTAAAAATGTTGACTCGTCTTCGCAAATTGGGCATAGAAGAATTGGATGGAAGCTCAGATGTAAGCAAGCTCTTTGTGTCATTGGCTTTATTGGAGAATCTTGAACACCTAATCTTAAGAGGGTATCGTTTCAGAAGCATGCCTTGTTTGGATGAGATTGGTGTTCTACACAATCTCCAAACACTCAAATTGGATGGACTCCTTGCTAGGTTACCAAATAATGTCCCTCCAAATATTAAATCATTGACGTTGGTTAATAGTTGTCTTGATGAAGACCCCATGCCACTACTAGAGAAGCTACCCGAGCTAAAATACCTGAAATTGCGGAATGCATACACTGGTCAACAAATGGTGATCTTGCCCGAGGGCTTCCCTAGTCTTGAGGTCCTGTGCATCGAAGAGTTGTGGAATCTGAGAAATGTACAATACGAATTAGGTGCAATGTGTTTTCTCGAGAAATTAGAAATTCATGATTGTCCATGTCTGGATACCCTCTCGGACGTGGTTGAGAGGATGTTCTGGGTGAAGGAGATAAAGATGGTGACAACCAAAAGCATTGCAACAAAGGCCAGGAATTCGGACTCAATCTATGATTTAACGAACCGTGAATATCAATTCATGAGCTAG
- the LOC131017528 gene encoding disease resistance RPP8-like protein 3 → MSEALLLSVIEKLDINYREDTKANEEKERLIKEMREILDIMRDKKLEDGRSLNCLVSDLVQMADDALHLYSMNWLRPSESIHSWIGEIKKQMLKLGDDESNIRSSQNVEDDKYVVGLEEDVEMLLRRMIVGGGFPKNVLIKGMCGIGKTTLAREIYNHPTVVERFERRAWVSNSTHFTLKELLIKLIQQVVPKNLHTSSLLENMDNRSLRDMLCQHLEGTRYFIVLDDVPKQMHLKSFLEALPQEYTGSRLLATSHTTSINIYVRDEDVHQMKPLDPKMTWQLFLKTINHGNKLTGKHKFPMKLEHMGKQMLRKCGGLPLAIKEVGKQLVEKKVSGGSEWEQLLESVDFDSTLKLLEPFYHKLDPKLQSCFFSMAFYKENITLRAEKLTQIWMAGGVVDSEYECKPYLDGLVNESVIDCTDKSMEYHMNPLLHMLSIQKAEKEIGFEILRNNGNNRSSESPRHHRVIICCRDKFNYSTDQDKHLVSLFFHGGGYLDASPSYWKSFKPRLRILDLEDFGLKILPETIGTLMELRYLGLRNNYIQELPGSLGCLENLEVLDIAQNFMVEVPHIIWELHSLLHLYMSDVICREPLRIDTLWNLESLTYVSVDNCKLSDFEKLISLKKLGIEELDENSDVSKHFASLAQLKSLEHLILRGYRFRSMPCLDELAILHSLKTLKLDGLLAKLPNNLPPNIESLTLINSCLDEDPMPLLGMLPELRYLKLRNAYTGQQMVNLHDSFPRLVVMCIEELWNLRNIQCAKYAMYGLVKLEIHDCPHLDTLPEAIERMYGLKELKMVTTKSIAEKIRKSGFISKIMIVNINP, encoded by the exons ATGTCGGAGGCCCTCCTCTTATCAGTGATAGAGAAGCTGGACATTAATTATCGAGAGGACACGAAAGCAAATGAGGAAAAGGAAAGGCTAAttaaagagatgagagagattCTGGATATCATGAGGGATAAGAAATTGGAAGATGGGAGAAGCCTAAATTGTTTAGTATCTGACCTTGTCCAGATGGCTGACGACGCCCTCCACCTCTACAGCATGAACTGGTTGAGACCATCTGAGTCCATCCATAGTTGGATCGGAGAGATCAAGAAGCAGATGCTTAAACTGGGAGATGATGAGTCCAACATCAGATCATCACAAAATGTTGAAGATGACAAATATGTGGTGGGCTTGGAGGAAGATGTGGAAATGCTGCTTCGCAGAATGATTGTTGGTGGGGGATTTCCAAAGAATGTTCTTATCAAAGGGATGTGTGGTATTGGAAAGACAACTCTTGCCAGAGAGATATACAACCATCCGACCGTCGTTGAGCGATTTGAGCGCCGTGCTTGGGTATCTAATTCTACTCACTTCACTCTTAAAGAGCTACTTATCAAACTCATACAACAAGTAGTTCCTAAGAATCTCCATACATCTTCTTTATTGGAGAATATGGACAACCGAAGTCTCCGAGATATGCTTTGCCAACACCTGGAAGGAACGCGATATTTTATAGTTCTCGATGATGTGCCCAAACAAATGCACTTGAAGTctttcttggaagctcttccaCAAGAAT ACACTGGAAGTAGGTTGCTGGCCACAAGTCACACGACAAGTATAAACATATATGTACGCGACGAAGATGTTCATCAGATGAAACCTTTGGATCCTAAGATGACCTGGCAATTGTTTCTAAAAACAATAAACCATGGCAACAAATTGACAGGTAAGCACAAATTCCCAATGAAGTTGGAGCATATGGGAAAACAAATGTTGAGAAAATGTGGCGGTCTGCCATTAGCTATAAAAGAGGTAGGAAAGCAATTAGTGGAAAAGAAAGTCTCGGGGGGGAGTGAATGGGAACAACTTCTTGAATCAGTTGATTTTGATTCAACATTGAAGTTATTAGAACCATTTTATCATAAGTTGGATCCCAAACTACAGTCATGCTTCTTTTCTATGGCCTTCTATAAGGAAAATATAACTCTGAGAGCAGAAAAGTTGACACAGATTTGGATGGCAGGAGGTGTAGTGGATTCGGAATATGAATGTAAACCATATTTAGATGGTTTAGTTAATGAATCTGTTATTGATTGCACGGACAAGAGCATGGAGTATCACATGAATCCTCTGCTACACATGTTATCCATCCAAAAAGCAGAGAAGGAAATAGGTTTTGAGATCCTAAGGAACAATGGAAATAATCGATCCTCTGAGAGTCCTCGTCATCATCGTGTTATCATTTGTTGCAGAGACAAGTTCAACTACTCCACGGATCAAGATAAACATCttgtttctctcttcttccatggaGGTGGCTACTTGGACGCCAGTCCATCCTATTGGAAGAGCTTTAAACCACGGCTTAGGATACTTGACTTGGAAGATTTCGGGTTGAAGATTTTACCAGAGACTATCGGCACATTGATGGAATTAAGATACTTGGGATTGAGAAATAATTACATACAAGAGCTCCCAGGCTCATTGGGGTGCTTGGAAAACCTTGAGGTTCTTGACATAGCTCAAAACTTTATGGTGGAGGTTCCACATATTATATGGGAATTGCATAGCCTTCTCCACCTCTACATGTCTGATGTGATTTGCCGCGAGCCTTTGAGGATAGACACGCTATGGAATCTGGAGAGCTTAACCTACGTCTCGGTTGATAATTGTAAGCTCTCGGACTTTGAAAAGTTGATTAGTCTTAAGAAATTGGGCATAGAAGAATTGGATGAAAACTCAGATGTAAGCAAGCACTTCGCATCATTAGCTCAGTTGAAGAGCCTCGAACACCTAATCTTAAGAGGGTATCGTTTCAGAAGCATGCCTTGTTTGGATGAGCTTGCTATTCTACACAgtctcaaaacactcaaattggATGGACTCCTTGCCAAGTTACCAAATAATCTCCCTCCAAATATTGAATCATTGACGTTGATTAATAGCTGTCTTGATGAAGACCCCATGCCACTACTAGGGATGCTACCCGAGCTACGGTACCTCAAATTGCGGAACGCATACACTGGTCAACAAATGGTGAACCTGCACGACAGCTTCCCTCGTCTCGTAGTCATGTGCATCGAGGAGTTGTGGAATCTGAGAAATATACAATGTGCAAAATATGCAATGTATGGGCTCGTGAAATTAGAAATCCATGATTGTCCACATCTAGATACCCTCCCGGAAGCGATTGAGAGGATGTATGGGCTGAAGGAGTTAAAGATGGTGACAACCAAAAGCATTGCAGAAAAGATCAGGAAGTCAGGTTTCATCTCCAAAATAATGATCGTGAATATCAATCCATGA
- the LOC131017613 gene encoding CASP-like protein 1E2 codes for MVGWGLFLRAAAAAAAALSLAAAVVLSLDNQTTMVALRRVIVPVTAKRHYFSAFVHFVVANAIPRVWTVWYHVVVVVVSDLVTTALLFSSFGAAVAVGLIGREGNSHVQWRKVCDVFEKFWWSLQLAIFNLHNKN; via the exons ATGGTGGGATGGGGTTTGTTTCTGCgtgcggcagcggcggcggcggcagcgctCAGCCTAGCTGCGGCGGTGGTTCTCAGCCTTGATAACCAGACGACGATGGTGGCGCTGCGGCGGGTGATTGTTCCGGTTACGGCTAAGCGGCATTACTTTTCCGCTTTTGT GCACTTTGTGGTGGCAAATGCTATACCAAGAGTGTGGACCGTGTGGTACcatgtggtggtggtggtggtttcCGATTTAGTGACGACGGCGTTACTATTTTCGAGCTTCGGTGCCGCCGTGGCCGTCGGCCTCATCGGCCGGGAAGGGAATTCACACGTCCAATGGCGGAAGGTTTGCGATGTATTCGAGAAATTTTGGTGGTCGTTGCAACTTGCAATCTTTAACCTTCACAACAAAAACTAA
- the LOC131017557 gene encoding UDP-glucosyltransferase 29-like yields the protein MMNSGSFKIIMFPWLAHGHIFPFLQLAKKLLMKKSFHIYICSTAINLTSINDFIAANSLQSSIEAVELHLHPHPDLPPHLHTTRNLPTHLNFSLHRAFQTSKSSFSHILAALRPDLIIFDVFQPWAAALGVPAVHFALLGAATRAFTYHHYVDGAAAFPFPELRCDEGERRSLDELVEFLSANVFDSNPDFVFANYKASAEVVLMKTCRSVEGKYVDYVEFVSGKRILTVGALVDHAAEAVAEAESSPIMEWLSRNPRNSTVYICFGSECLLSEGEIAEIAKGLSLCKSRFLWILPSPSAELLPPEFEAKVGERGMVVAGWAPQARILGHSSIAAFVSHCGWSSLNESVFHGVPVVAMPMKYNMFVDAKMLVAAGVCVEVRRGGGGGYEGAAIAVAIDGAVFGRAAEELRCRAREMSEKMREEEGAGEIDEAAELLWRICCNNKPTP from the coding sequence ATGATGAACTCAGGTAGCTTCAAAATCATAATGTTTCCATGGTTAGCCCACGGCCACATCTTCCCGTTTCTCCAACTCGCCAAGAAACTGTTGATGAAGAAAAGCTTCCACATCTACATCTGCTCAACCGCCATTAATCTCACCTCCATCAACGATTTCATCGCTGCGAATTCCCTCCAAAGCTCCATTGAAGCAGTCGAGCTCCACCTCCACCCGCACCCTGACCTCCCTCCTCACCTCCACACCACCAGAAACCTCCCAACACATCTCAACTTCTCTCTCCACAGAGCCTTCCAGACATCCAAATCCAGCTTCTCTCACATCCTCGCCGCCCTCCGCCCCGACCTCATCATCTTCGACGTCTTCCAGCCCTGGGCCGCCGCGCTCGGCGTCCCCGCCGTCCACTTCGCCCTGCTCGGAGCCGCCACGAGAGCGTTCACCTACCACCACTACGTCGACGGCGCCGCGGCGTTCCCGTTTCCGGAGCTGCGCTGCGACGAGGGCGAGAGGAGAAGCCTCGACGAACTCGTGGAATTCCTCAGCGCGAACGTCTTCGATTCCAATCCGGATTTTGTTTTCGCGAATTACAAGGCGTCCGCGGAGGTCGTGCTGATGAAGACGTGCAGATCTGTTGAAGGAAAGTACGTTGACTACGTGGAATTTGTGAGCGGGAAGAGAATCCTCACCGTCGGCGCGCTAGTAGATCACGCGGCGGAGGCGGTGGCGGAGGCGGAGAGCTCGCCGATCATGGAATGGCTTAGCAGAAACCCTAGAAATTCGACGGTTTACATCTGTTTCGGCAGCGAGTGTTTGTTATCGGAGGGAGAAATCGCTGAGATAGCCAAGGGGCTCTCTCTCTGCAAATCTAGGTTTCTATGGATTCTGCCGTCTCCATCGGCGGAGCTCCTCCCGCCGGAATTTGAGGCAAAGGTGGGGGAAAGGGGGATGGTGGTGGCGGGGTGGGCGCCGCAGGCGAGAATATTAGGGCACTCTAGCATTGCGGCGTTTGTGAGCCACTGTGGGTGGAGTTCGTTGAATGAGAGCGTTTTTCACGGCGTGCCGGTGGTGGCGATGCCGATGAAGTACAATATGTTTGTGGATGCGAAGATGCTGGTGGCTGCGGGGGTGTGTGTGGAGGTGCggaggggtgggggtggggggtatgAGGGGGCGGCAATTGCGGTGGCGATTGATGGTGCGGTGTTTGGGAGGGCTGCGGAGGAGTTGCGGTgtagagcgagagagatgagtgAGAAGATGAGAGAGGAAGAGGGCGCCGGAGAGATCGATGAGGCGGCGGAGCTTCTATGGCGGATTTGTTGCAATAATAAGCCCACTCCTTga